The following are encoded in a window of Longimicrobiaceae bacterium genomic DNA:
- a CDS encoding PepSY-associated TM helix domain-containing protein, giving the protein MKPTTTAGEGAAAPRARGGSRGWARWMFYSHLWLGVATTGIVLIICVTGVLLNHKRALGLMPRVRNPEPGALSRSLPLAELARRAEGAVPVQVAAAGVDRMDVRPGDGFAKVRFDDRAAHEVTVDLATGRVLHVGERNDVFLEKLHSGEIFGDQGILLSDLAAVALAVLVVSGYWLWLYPRRGG; this is encoded by the coding sequence ATGAAACCGACGACGACGGCCGGCGAGGGCGCCGCGGCGCCGCGCGCGCGGGGCGGCTCACGCGGATGGGCGCGGTGGATGTTCTACTCGCACCTGTGGCTGGGCGTCGCCACCACGGGCATCGTGCTGATCATCTGCGTCACGGGCGTGCTGCTGAACCACAAGCGCGCGCTGGGACTGATGCCGCGCGTGCGAAATCCCGAGCCCGGAGCCCTCTCCCGCTCGCTCCCCCTCGCCGAGCTGGCCCGCCGCGCGGAGGGCGCCGTCCCCGTGCAGGTGGCCGCCGCGGGGGTCGACCGCATGGACGTGCGTCCGGGTGACGGCTTCGCCAAGGTGCGCTTCGACGACCGGGCGGCCCACGAGGTGACCGTCGACCTGGCGACCGGGCGCGTGCTACACGTCGGCGAGCGGAACGACGTGTTCCTGGAAAAGCTGCATTCGGGCGAGATCTTCGGCGACCAGGGGATCCTGCTCAGCGACCTCGCCGCCGTGGCGCTGGCCGTCCTGGTCGTCAGCGGGTACTGGCTCTGGCTGTACCCGCGGAGGGGCGGGTGA
- a CDS encoding branched-chain amino acid transaminase: MSSQIAETEWIWRDGEWVRWHDATVHVLCHSLQFGSSIFEGIRCYATPGGPAIFRLRDHLRRLFDSCRIYRIPLEHTPEALAEACRQVVERNEVESCYLRPMVLRGYGAAGMNPVGSPVETYLMCWPWGTYLGEGALENGVDVKVASWQRQEPNTYPAAAKAAGNYLNSQLSRMEALADGYADCIALGPGGLVSEGTGQNVFLVRDGVLHTPPLDGTNLNGITRDCILTLARDEGIPVREQGVPRESLYTADEIFFTGTASEVTPIRSVDRIPVGEGRMGPLTRLLQQRYLDVATGRAPDPYGWLTPVRQPAGPAPGKES; encoded by the coding sequence ATGTCGAGCCAGATCGCAGAAACCGAGTGGATATGGCGGGACGGGGAGTGGGTCCGCTGGCACGACGCCACGGTCCACGTCCTCTGCCACTCTCTCCAGTTCGGCTCCTCCATCTTCGAGGGGATCCGCTGCTACGCCACGCCGGGCGGACCGGCGATCTTCCGGCTCCGTGACCACCTGCGGCGGCTGTTCGACTCCTGCCGGATCTACCGCATCCCCCTGGAGCACACCCCCGAAGCGCTGGCCGAGGCGTGCCGGCAGGTGGTGGAGCGCAACGAGGTGGAGTCCTGCTACCTCCGTCCGATGGTGCTGCGCGGGTACGGCGCCGCGGGGATGAACCCGGTGGGGAGCCCGGTGGAGACGTACCTGATGTGCTGGCCCTGGGGGACCTACCTGGGCGAGGGCGCCCTGGAGAACGGGGTGGACGTGAAGGTCGCGAGCTGGCAGCGGCAGGAGCCCAACACCTACCCCGCGGCGGCCAAGGCGGCGGGCAACTACCTGAACTCGCAGCTCAGCCGCATGGAAGCGCTGGCCGACGGCTACGCGGACTGCATCGCGCTGGGGCCGGGGGGGCTGGTGAGCGAGGGGACCGGACAGAACGTCTTCCTGGTACGGGACGGGGTCCTGCACACCCCCCCTCTGGACGGCACCAACCTGAACGGGATCACCCGCGACTGCATCCTCACCCTCGCGCGCGACGAGGGGATCCCGGTGCGCGAGCAGGGGGTGCCGCGCGAGTCGCTGTACACCGCGGACGAGATCTTCTTCACCGGCACCGCCTCGGAGGTGACGCCCATCCGCAGCGTGGACCGGATCCCCGTGGGGGAGGGGCGGATGGGGCCCCTCACCCGGCTCCTCCAGCAGCGCTACCTGGACGTCGCGACGGGGCGCGCCCCGGACCCGTACGGCTGGCTCACCCCGGTGCGGCAGCCGGCTGGACCGGCACCGGGGAAAGAGTCCTGA
- a CDS encoding SDR family oxidoreductase, whose amino-acid sequence MDLGLKDRVALVAGSSRGLGRAIAEELAAEGAAVMLCARREDSLAEALGAIRAKGGRAAAVGADVGDPEGVRRVVEAAFREFGRVDVLVTNAGGPPSGVFESLPPEAWDRALRQNLHSVLNLVRAVLPGMKECRWGRILNVTSVAVKQPVENLILSNSVRAAVTGFARTLANEVAPWGITVNNLLPGYTRTERLDELADSVASARGVEPDQVRAGWIAQTPMGRLGEPREFAALAAFLASERASFITGTSVPVDGGWVRSLL is encoded by the coding sequence ATGGATCTGGGGCTGAAGGACCGGGTGGCGCTGGTGGCGGGGTCCAGCCGGGGGCTGGGGCGGGCGATCGCCGAGGAGCTGGCGGCCGAAGGAGCCGCGGTGATGCTCTGCGCCCGCAGGGAGGACTCCCTGGCGGAGGCGCTGGGCGCGATCAGGGCGAAGGGTGGCCGCGCCGCGGCGGTGGGTGCGGACGTGGGCGACCCCGAGGGCGTCCGGCGCGTGGTCGAGGCCGCCTTCCGGGAGTTCGGCCGGGTGGACGTCCTGGTCACCAACGCCGGAGGCCCCCCGTCCGGGGTGTTCGAGAGCCTCCCCCCCGAAGCGTGGGACCGGGCGCTCCGCCAGAACCTCCACAGCGTCCTGAACCTCGTGCGCGCCGTCCTCCCCGGGATGAAGGAGTGCCGCTGGGGGCGGATCCTGAACGTCACCTCCGTGGCGGTCAAGCAGCCGGTGGAGAACCTGATCCTTTCCAACAGCGTGCGCGCCGCGGTCACCGGCTTCGCCCGCACCCTGGCGAACGAGGTGGCGCCCTGGGGGATCACGGTCAACAACCTCCTCCCCGGGTACACCCGCACCGAGCGTCTGGACGAGCTGGCGGACTCGGTGGCCTCCGCCCGGGGAGTCGAGCCCGACCAGGTCCGCGCCGGGTGGATCGCACAGACGCCCATGGGCCGGCTGGGCGAGCCCCGCGAGTTCGCGGCGCTCGCGGCCTTTCTCGCCTCCGAGCGGGCCAGCTTCATCACCGGCACCTCCGTCCCCGTGGACGGGGGGTGGGTGCGCTCCCTCCTGTAG
- a CDS encoding cupin domain-containing protein, with the protein MTENRGGVRLFRWEEMPRERVTDQIDRRVITGDGMMLAHVYLKKGSIVPRHFHDNEQLTYILEGALRFWIGEDEAEEIVVRAGEVLHIPSNVPHKAEALEDTLDVDVFSPPRQDWLNGTDSYFHQR; encoded by the coding sequence GTGACAGAGAACCGGGGAGGGGTGCGGCTCTTCCGCTGGGAGGAGATGCCGCGCGAGCGGGTGACGGACCAGATCGACCGCAGGGTGATCACGGGCGACGGGATGATGCTGGCGCACGTGTATCTGAAGAAGGGATCCATCGTCCCCAGGCACTTCCACGACAACGAGCAGCTCACCTACATCCTCGAGGGGGCGCTCCGCTTCTGGATCGGCGAGGACGAGGCGGAGGAGATCGTGGTGCGGGCGGGCGAGGTGCTGCACATCCCCTCCAACGTTCCGCACAAGGCGGAGGCGCTGGAAGACACGCTCGACGTGGACGTGTTCTCCCCGCCGCGGCAGGACTGGCTGAACGGTACGGACAGCTACTTTCACCAGCGGTGA
- a CDS encoding S9 family peptidase, with product MRNRHPMVLAIALLLGAGPASPPAGAQEVRSDSLFTTARYLDYETVADPQISPDGRQIVYTRRWVNKLKDRWESSLWIMDADGGRNRVLVDGSSAVWSPDGKRIAYLAEGQPKGTQVWVKYLDAEGATQVTRLSEPPANLRWSPDGKWLGFTKHVPQESRWKIDLPAAPEGAQWTEAPRVVDRLHYRADRQGLLKAGNVHLFVVPADGGTARQMTSGDWSVGSRFDQLPGGVTWDWMPDGRTVVVEGLRVENPDTVYRDSYLYAVDVASGAVRQLTPERGSWADPAISPDGRRIAFVGAPYSRMSYRARDVWVMGADGSGLRKISSGFDRDPDNLIWAPDGSGVYFTAQSEGASNVYFASLRGGVRPVTTGAQMLSLRSVGRGGVGVGVRSTFKQPPDVVRFGLRNPRDLEQLTHVNADLLRGVRLSDLEEVWYTSSGGTRVQGWIVTPPTFDPARKYPLILEIHGGPHSMYNVGFNPMFQNFAANGFVVLYTNPRGSTGYGTTFGNAIQRAYPSVDYDDLMAGVDAVIAKGYADPDNLFVGGCSGGGVLTSWVIGHTDRFRAAAVRCPVTNWLSFVGQTDVPLFTANFFDRPFWEDPQAWLKQSPLMYVGNVKTPTLIMTGVLDLRTPMPQSEEYYAALKMRGVPATLLRFEGEYHGTGSRPSNWMRTQLYMMDWYRRWGTFDGRAPEAVRNATH from the coding sequence ATGCGAAACCGCCATCCGATGGTCCTGGCCATCGCGCTCCTGCTGGGCGCGGGTCCAGCCTCACCCCCCGCCGGGGCGCAGGAGGTGCGCTCGGACTCTCTCTTCACCACCGCCAGGTACCTGGACTACGAGACGGTGGCCGACCCGCAGATCTCGCCGGACGGCCGCCAGATCGTCTACACGCGCCGCTGGGTGAACAAGCTGAAGGACCGCTGGGAATCGAGCCTGTGGATCATGGACGCGGACGGAGGCCGCAACCGCGTCCTGGTCGACGGGTCGAGCGCGGTCTGGTCGCCCGACGGGAAGCGGATCGCCTACCTCGCCGAGGGACAGCCGAAGGGTACGCAGGTGTGGGTGAAGTACCTCGACGCGGAGGGCGCCACGCAGGTCACGCGCCTCTCCGAGCCCCCCGCCAACCTGCGCTGGTCGCCGGACGGGAAGTGGCTCGGCTTCACGAAGCACGTGCCGCAGGAGAGCCGCTGGAAGATCGACCTCCCCGCCGCGCCCGAGGGGGCGCAGTGGACGGAGGCGCCCCGGGTGGTGGACCGGCTGCACTACCGGGCCGACCGGCAGGGCCTCCTCAAGGCGGGCAACGTTCACCTCTTCGTGGTCCCCGCGGACGGCGGAACGGCGCGGCAGATGACCTCGGGCGACTGGAGCGTGGGCTCGCGCTTCGACCAGCTTCCCGGCGGTGTGACGTGGGACTGGATGCCGGACGGCCGGACCGTGGTCGTGGAGGGGCTCAGGGTGGAGAACCCGGACACCGTCTACCGCGACTCCTACCTGTACGCGGTGGACGTGGCCAGCGGTGCGGTGCGGCAGCTCACGCCGGAGCGCGGCTCCTGGGCCGATCCGGCGATCTCCCCGGACGGGCGGCGGATCGCCTTCGTCGGCGCCCCGTATTCGCGGATGAGCTACCGCGCTAGAGACGTCTGGGTGATGGGCGCCGACGGGAGCGGGCTGCGGAAGATCTCGAGCGGCTTCGACCGGGACCCGGACAACCTGATCTGGGCGCCGGACGGCAGCGGCGTCTACTTCACCGCCCAGAGCGAAGGGGCCAGCAACGTCTACTTCGCCTCGCTCCGCGGCGGGGTTCGGCCGGTCACCACGGGGGCGCAGATGCTCTCGCTCCGCTCGGTGGGGCGGGGCGGTGTGGGGGTGGGAGTACGCAGCACCTTCAAGCAGCCCCCCGACGTGGTGCGCTTCGGGCTCCGCAACCCCCGCGACCTCGAGCAGCTGACGCACGTCAACGCCGACCTTCTCCGGGGCGTCCGTCTGAGCGACCTGGAGGAGGTGTGGTACACCTCCTCCGGGGGAACGCGGGTGCAGGGGTGGATCGTGACGCCGCCGACGTTCGACCCCGCGCGGAAGTACCCGCTGATCCTGGAGATCCACGGGGGTCCGCACTCGATGTACAACGTCGGCTTCAACCCGATGTTCCAGAACTTCGCCGCCAACGGGTTCGTGGTGCTCTACACCAACCCGCGTGGGAGCACCGGGTACGGCACCACCTTCGGCAACGCCATCCAGCGCGCCTATCCAAGCGTGGACTACGACGACCTGATGGCCGGGGTGGACGCGGTGATCGCGAAGGGGTACGCGGACCCGGACAACCTGTTCGTGGGCGGGTGCAGCGGTGGCGGCGTGCTCACCAGCTGGGTGATCGGCCACACCGACCGCTTCCGCGCCGCCGCCGTGCGCTGCCCCGTCACCAACTGGCTCAGCTTCGTCGGCCAGACGGACGTGCCGCTCTTCACGGCCAACTTCTTCGACCGGCCGTTCTGGGAGGATCCGCAGGCCTGGCTGAAGCAGTCGCCGCTGATGTACGTGGGGAACGTGAAGACCCCGACGCTGATCATGACCGGCGTGCTGGACCTGCGAACCCCCATGCCCCAGTCGGAGGAGTACTATGCCGCCCTGAAGATGCGCGGCGTGCCTGCTACCCTGCTGCGATTCGAGGGCGAGTACCACGGGACCGGCTCGCGCCCGTCGAACTGGATGCGCACCCAGCTCTACATGATGGACTGGTACCGCCGCTGGGGCACGTTCGACGGCAGGGCGCCGGAAGCGGTCCGGAACGCGACCCATTGA
- a CDS encoding nuclear transport factor 2 family protein, with protein MRRFAVAALLPLAALLTAAGVREHRESQERAAIEAAVYDYVDALYRVEPSRVERSVHPELTKRGFHRPQEGAPYRELKMTYTQLRDLAGSWNREGRVDPARAVREVTVLDALDQTASAKLVADWGVDYLHLAKYDGRWQIVNVLWQSPPPPLPTP; from the coding sequence ATGAGAAGATTCGCCGTCGCCGCACTCCTCCCGCTGGCCGCGCTGCTCACCGCCGCGGGCGTCCGCGAGCACCGGGAGAGCCAGGAGCGCGCCGCCATCGAAGCCGCCGTCTACGACTACGTGGACGCGCTCTACCGGGTGGAGCCCTCGCGGGTGGAGCGCAGCGTCCACCCGGAGCTCACCAAGCGCGGCTTCCACCGCCCCCAGGAGGGAGCCCCGTACCGCGAGCTCAAGATGACCTACACGCAGCTCCGCGACCTGGCCGGGTCCTGGAACCGCGAGGGCCGCGTGGACCCCGCCCGCGCCGTGCGCGAGGTCACGGTGCTGGACGCGCTCGACCAGACGGCGAGCGCCAAGCTGGTGGCGGACTGGGGCGTGGACTACCTGCACCTGGCCAAGTACGACGGGCGCTGGCAGATCGTGAACGTGCTCTGGCAGAGTCCCCCGCCGCCGCTCCCCACCCCCTGA
- a CDS encoding NAD(P)(+) transhydrogenase (Re/Si-specific) subunit beta, producing MQSAITLAYLVAAVLFILGMKRMNSPGTARSGNQLSSVGMLIAVVATLLQGRILAPWMIVAGLALGAAIGAALALRVQMTSMPEMVAALNGFGGGASVLVAVAEVARYLNAQAEGADAAAFARHGLEPLGATTTVTVLLSVLIGSVTFSGSFVAFGKLNGKVSGNPIFFPGMRAVTALLALGALAAAAYPLVSLGGAAFDAEPLWAAAWILVAVALVLGVLLVIPIGGADMPVVVSLLNSYSGLAAASTGFVLRNYALIVSGALVGAAGLILTKIMCDAMNRSLLNVLLGGFGTGGGEAAAGGGGTAVSGSVRSTTPDDAAVLLAYADRVVIVPGYGLAVAQAQHAVRELADLLQARGVGVSYAIHPVAGRMPGHMNVLLAEANVPYDQLYDMEEINDQFERTDVALVIGANDVVNPAARNDPASPIHGMPILNVDQARSAIVMKRSMAAGYAGVENELFYLPNTQMLFGDAKKSLERLVSEVKAL from the coding sequence ATGCAATCCGCCATCACCCTCGCCTACCTCGTCGCGGCCGTCCTCTTCATCCTGGGGATGAAGCGGATGAACTCGCCCGGCACCGCCCGGTCGGGGAACCAGCTCTCGTCCGTGGGGATGCTGATCGCCGTCGTCGCCACGCTGCTGCAGGGCCGGATCCTCGCGCCCTGGATGATCGTCGCCGGGCTCGCGCTGGGGGCCGCCATCGGCGCGGCGCTGGCGCTCCGGGTACAGATGACCTCCATGCCGGAGATGGTGGCCGCGCTGAACGGCTTCGGCGGCGGCGCCTCGGTGCTGGTAGCCGTCGCCGAGGTGGCGCGCTACCTGAACGCCCAGGCCGAGGGGGCGGACGCCGCCGCCTTCGCCCGGCACGGGCTGGAGCCGCTGGGCGCCACGACGACGGTGACCGTGCTCCTGTCGGTGCTCATCGGCTCGGTGACCTTTTCCGGGTCCTTCGTCGCCTTCGGCAAGCTGAACGGAAAGGTCTCCGGGAACCCCATCTTCTTCCCGGGGATGCGCGCGGTCACGGCGCTCCTCGCCCTGGGCGCCCTGGCCGCGGCGGCGTACCCGCTGGTGAGCCTGGGCGGCGCCGCCTTCGACGCGGAGCCGCTCTGGGCCGCCGCCTGGATCCTGGTGGCGGTGGCGCTGGTGCTGGGGGTGCTCCTGGTGATCCCCATCGGCGGGGCGGACATGCCGGTGGTGGTCTCGCTCCTCAACTCATACTCCGGGCTCGCCGCGGCCTCCACCGGGTTCGTGCTCCGCAACTACGCCCTCATCGTAAGCGGGGCGCTGGTGGGCGCGGCCGGGCTGATCCTCACCAAGATCATGTGCGACGCCATGAACCGCTCGCTCCTGAACGTGCTCCTGGGCGGGTTCGGGACCGGGGGCGGCGAGGCCGCGGCGGGCGGAGGCGGGACGGCGGTGTCGGGGTCGGTGCGCTCCACCACCCCGGACGACGCGGCCGTGCTCCTGGCCTACGCGGACCGGGTGGTGATCGTCCCCGGGTACGGCCTGGCGGTGGCGCAGGCGCAGCACGCCGTGCGCGAGCTGGCGGACCTGCTCCAGGCGCGCGGCGTGGGGGTCTCCTACGCCATCCACCCGGTGGCGGGGCGCATGCCCGGGCACATGAACGTCCTCCTGGCCGAGGCCAACGTCCCCTACGACCAGCTCTACGACATGGAGGAGATCAACGACCAGTTCGAGCGGACCGACGTGGCGCTGGTGATCGGGGCCAACGACGTGGTGAACCCCGCCGCGCGGAACGACCCCGCCAGCCCCATCCACGGGATGCCCATCCTGAACGTGGACCAGGCCAGGAGCGCCATCGTCATGAAGCGGAGCATGGCGGCCGGGTACGCGGGGGTGGAGAACGAGCTGTTCTACCTCCCCAACACGCAGATGCTCTTCGGCGACGCCAAGAAGTCGCTGGAGCGGCTGGTGTCCGAGGTCAAGGCGCTGTAG
- a CDS encoding NAD(P) transhydrogenase subunit alpha encodes MLETLLIVFVLASFVGFEVISKVPATLHTPLMSGSNAISGITIVGALVVAGMVDSPWARWLGFGALVLATINVVGGYLVTDRMLQMFRKKEPARGAAGGTDRDR; translated from the coding sequence ATGCTGGAAACGCTCCTGATCGTCTTCGTCCTCGCCTCGTTCGTCGGCTTCGAGGTGATCAGCAAGGTTCCCGCGACGCTCCACACCCCGCTGATGTCCGGCTCCAACGCCATCAGCGGCATCACCATCGTCGGGGCGCTGGTGGTCGCCGGGATGGTGGACTCGCCCTGGGCGCGGTGGCTGGGCTTCGGCGCCCTGGTGCTCGCCACCATCAACGTGGTGGGCGGCTACCTGGTGACCGACCGGATGCTGCAGATGTTCCGGAAGAAGGAGCCGGCGCGGGGCGCGGCCGGCGGCACGGACCGCGACCGCTGA
- a CDS encoding DUF305 domain-containing protein, whose amino-acid sequence MRRLSGRKIAAAAGLLAAVSIAACSPAARMPDRGSAGPAAGADAGPAPGERSYTGADVRFMQGMIAHHAQALAMTALAPARSRREDVRLLAERIEVSQEDEIAAMRRWLEKRGEAVPGPDAHHGHHGSGGHALMPGMLTPEELARLAAVTGSAFDRLFLESMIRHHEGALVMVRELFASRGAGQEPEIFQFATEVDADQRVEIARMRAMLDALPSGAGRR is encoded by the coding sequence ATGAGGAGACTCTCTGGACGGAAGATCGCCGCGGCCGCGGGTCTGCTGGCGGCCGTGTCCATCGCGGCGTGCAGTCCGGCGGCCCGGATGCCGGACCGGGGGAGCGCCGGGCCCGCCGCCGGGGCGGATGCGGGCCCCGCGCCCGGGGAGCGCAGCTACACCGGGGCCGACGTGCGCTTCATGCAGGGGATGATCGCCCACCATGCCCAGGCCCTGGCGATGACCGCCCTGGCGCCCGCCCGCAGCCGGCGCGAGGACGTGCGCCTGCTCGCGGAGCGCATCGAGGTGTCGCAGGAGGACGAGATCGCGGCGATGCGGCGCTGGCTGGAGAAGCGCGGCGAGGCGGTCCCCGGCCCGGACGCGCACCACGGGCACCATGGCTCCGGCGGCCATGCGCTCATGCCCGGGATGCTCACCCCGGAGGAGCTGGCCCGGCTGGCCGCGGTGACGGGCTCCGCGTTCGACCGGCTGTTCCTGGAATCGATGATCCGCCACCACGAGGGCGCGCTGGTCATGGTCCGGGAGCTGTTCGCCAGCCGGGGCGCCGGCCAGGAGCCGGAGATCTTCCAGTTCGCCACCGAGGTCGACGCCGACCAGCGCGTCGAGATCGCGCGCATGCGCGCGATGCTGGACGCGCTCCCGTCCGGCGCCGGCCGGCGCTGA
- a CDS encoding pitrilysin family protein, whose amino-acid sequence MTSLLQLPRPSACAVGLLVAALAACAPAPPEAAVAPAPEVNRAVQPVPGPTPDVDLPDVQRRTLSNGLDVWVVQRRDVPLVTLRMITNAGSAAEPAQRSGLASLTAAMLDEGTATRSALQIADEVDFLGASLGTGAGYDAAFATLSTLKRTLPAALEVYADVITNPAFPERELERVRRERITSLIEALDRPSAVASEQAALRIYGPQHPYGRPPEGTVASLGGLRGDDLRQFYRSYYRPNNSTLLVVGDVSADEITPMLEQAFRGWQRAEVPAIRYPAPPAPQAATRVYLIDKPDAAQSEIVIGHLGVARKNPDYFPLLVLNTILGGQFSSRINMNLREEKGYTYGARTAFSMRRQPGPFLASAAVQTATSKESVIEFMKELEEIRGRRPVTREELESAKAGLVRREPLDVETQAQLASRLEAMVLYDLPEDYFDTYTEQIEAVTLADVERVAREHLHPERFAVVIVGDRSRIEAGLRELPYPLEVVPLERRVAPGTN is encoded by the coding sequence ATGACCAGTCTGCTCCAGCTCCCCCGCCCCTCCGCGTGCGCCGTGGGCCTGCTCGTCGCCGCACTCGCGGCGTGCGCACCGGCACCGCCCGAGGCGGCCGTCGCGCCGGCGCCGGAGGTGAACCGGGCGGTTCAGCCGGTACCCGGGCCCACGCCCGACGTGGACCTCCCCGACGTGCAGCGCCGCACGCTCTCGAACGGGCTCGACGTGTGGGTCGTCCAGCGGCGGGACGTCCCGCTGGTCACGCTCCGCATGATCACCAACGCGGGCTCCGCGGCCGAGCCCGCCCAGAGGTCCGGCCTGGCATCGCTCACCGCGGCCATGCTCGACGAGGGGACGGCGACGCGCTCGGCGCTCCAGATCGCGGACGAGGTGGACTTCCTGGGCGCGAGCCTCGGAACGGGCGCGGGCTACGACGCCGCCTTCGCGACGCTCTCCACGCTGAAGCGCACGCTCCCGGCCGCGCTGGAGGTGTACGCGGACGTGATCACGAATCCGGCCTTCCCCGAGCGGGAGCTGGAGCGTGTGCGCAGGGAGCGGATCACCTCGCTCATCGAGGCGCTGGACCGCCCCTCCGCGGTGGCGTCCGAGCAGGCGGCGCTCCGGATCTACGGGCCCCAGCACCCGTACGGGCGGCCGCCGGAAGGGACCGTCGCCTCCCTTGGAGGATTGCGCGGCGACGACCTGCGGCAGTTCTACCGCAGCTACTACCGCCCGAACAACTCGACCCTGCTCGTGGTCGGGGACGTGTCCGCGGACGAGATCACGCCCATGCTGGAGCAGGCCTTCCGCGGCTGGCAGAGAGCGGAGGTGCCGGCCATCCGGTACCCGGCGCCGCCCGCGCCGCAGGCGGCGACCCGCGTCTACCTGATCGACAAGCCGGACGCCGCGCAGTCGGAGATCGTGATCGGGCACCTGGGGGTGGCCCGCAAAAACCCGGACTACTTCCCGCTCCTGGTGCTGAACACCATCCTCGGCGGACAGTTCTCCAGCCGGATCAACATGAACCTGCGCGAGGAGAAGGGCTACACGTACGGCGCCCGCACCGCCTTCTCCATGCGCCGCCAGCCGGGTCCCTTCCTCGCCTCGGCGGCCGTGCAGACGGCCACGAGCAAGGAGTCCGTGATCGAGTTCATGAAGGAGCTGGAAGAGATCCGCGGGCGCCGCCCGGTCACGCGCGAAGAGCTCGAGTCCGCCAAGGCCGGGCTGGTGCGTCGCGAGCCGCTCGACGTGGAAACCCAGGCCCAGCTGGCGAGCCGCCTGGAGGCCATGGTCCTCTACGACCTCCCCGAGGACTACTTCGACACCTACACGGAGCAGATCGAGGCGGTGACCCTGGCGGACGTGGAACGGGTCGCGCGCGAGCACCTGCACCCGGAGCGCTTCGCGGTCGTGATCGTGGGAGACCGGTCCCGCATCGAGGCGGGGCTCCGGGAGCTGCCGTATCCCCTGGAAGTCGTTCCCCTGGAGCGGCGCGTGGCCCCCGGCACGAACTGA